A single genomic interval of halophilic archaeon DL31 harbors:
- a CDS encoding Polyamine-transporting ATPase (PFAM: ABC transporter-like; Transport-associated OB, type 2~KEGG: hwa:HQ1431A spermidine/putrescine ABC transporter ATPase~SMART: ATPase, AAA+ type, core), which yields MLEVEDFTKYYGDLLAVDDLSFKIEEGEFGTLLGPSGCGKSTTLHTIAGLREPSEGSIRLRGEDVIDQSPDERNIGMVFQSSATFPHMTVEENVRYGLEMHGFEEEEIEQKISKYLGLVQIDEYRDHKPGELSGGQERRVSIARALAYEPDILLLDEPLTGLDRVLRQELRNEIKQIQREVDVTTLYVTHDQEEALSMSDKIIVLDNGQKQQEGSPTEIYDGPSNSFVANFVGKSTRLKGTVATLDPPAVETPVGTVPVGAVALEGLEVGQRVELFLRPEDVEFADPAGTATTTLGGTVNNVEYLGTFSEVLVDVGEGVEAIVHTSTSNVVDVGDEVALDFDPANVIVLEE from the coding sequence ATGCTCGAAGTAGAGGATTTTACCAAGTACTACGGTGATCTGCTCGCCGTCGACGACCTCTCGTTCAAAATCGAGGAGGGGGAGTTCGGCACGCTCCTGGGGCCGAGTGGCTGTGGGAAGAGCACAACGCTGCATACGATTGCCGGCCTCCGGGAGCCCTCTGAGGGCAGCATCCGACTGCGTGGTGAGGACGTCATCGACCAGTCACCCGACGAGCGCAACATCGGGATGGTGTTCCAGAGCTCGGCGACGTTCCCCCACATGACCGTCGAGGAGAACGTCCGGTACGGCCTGGAGATGCACGGGTTCGAGGAGGAGGAAATCGAGCAGAAAATCTCGAAATATCTCGGGCTCGTCCAAATCGACGAGTACCGCGACCACAAACCGGGCGAACTCAGCGGTGGCCAGGAGCGCCGTGTCTCCATCGCTCGTGCGCTCGCGTACGAACCGGATATCCTCCTGCTCGACGAACCGCTCACCGGTCTCGACCGCGTGCTCCGTCAGGAGCTCCGCAACGAGATCAAGCAGATCCAGCGCGAGGTCGACGTCACCACGCTCTACGTCACCCACGATCAGGAGGAGGCGCTGTCGATGTCAGACAAGATCATCGTACTCGACAACGGCCAGAAACAGCAAGAGGGGAGCCCGACGGAGATCTACGACGGCCCCTCGAACAGTTTCGTGGCGAACTTCGTCGGGAAATCCACGCGTCTCAAGGGCACGGTGGCCACACTGGACCCGCCAGCGGTCGAGACGCCGGTCGGAACCGTTCCGGTGGGCGCAGTCGCCCTGGAGGGTCTCGAGGTGGGCCAGCGTGTCGAGCTGTTCCTCCGGCCCGAGGACGTTGAGTTCGCCGACCCGGCCGGGACGGCAACCACCACGCTCGGCGGCACGGTGAACAACGTCGAGTATCTTGGAACGTTCAGCGAGGTGCTCGTCGACGTCGGTGAGGGCGTCGAGGCAATCGTGCACACGAGCACCTCCAACGTCGTCGACGTCGGTGACGAGGTTGCACTGGATTTCGACCCCGCGAACGTCATTGTCCTAGAAGAATGA